A DNA window from Rhodococcus sp. Z13 contains the following coding sequences:
- a CDS encoding FAD-dependent oxidoreductase: MQSSDLNDLTIAIVGAGYAGAAAAKALSLLGANVTVYEQAPEILEVGAGIGLRPSSMARFHEWGIFDEIAKVSSPSDYFEILTATDEPIMKDSWPEHGEQKNTYLIHRGDFIDALVGVLPEGMVRLGHRLETVTDHGDHSTLTFTNGTTVDADLVVGADGIKSVVRRQLFSDAEPVFSGERAYRAVIDLDDAHGMVTDDNLRMYIGQGTKVYLLPLRHRGQVSFDITALCPDPDWAPQVSKEDMLATVTGFDQRIVDITAGLDMSTVNIRGVYDIDPIDVWHSDSVVLVGDAAHSMLHHQGQGANSAILDAGVLADSLREAATLPEALTLYQATRKPVTDELQRISRQGWSEDEVRAVFPGQKPAAQQPAAN, encoded by the coding sequence ATGCAGTCTTCGGATCTGAACGACCTCACCATCGCCATCGTCGGGGCCGGCTACGCCGGTGCCGCCGCCGCCAAGGCGCTGTCGCTGCTCGGCGCGAACGTCACCGTCTACGAGCAGGCCCCCGAGATCCTCGAGGTCGGCGCCGGCATCGGCCTGCGCCCGTCGAGCATGGCCCGCTTCCACGAGTGGGGCATCTTCGACGAGATCGCGAAGGTCAGCTCCCCGAGCGACTACTTCGAAATCCTCACCGCCACGGACGAGCCGATCATGAAGGACAGCTGGCCCGAGCACGGCGAGCAGAAGAACACCTACCTGATCCACCGCGGCGACTTCATCGACGCCCTCGTCGGGGTGCTGCCCGAGGGCATGGTCAGGCTCGGCCACCGGCTCGAGACCGTCACCGACCACGGCGACCACAGCACCCTGACCTTCACCAACGGCACCACCGTCGACGCCGACCTCGTCGTCGGCGCCGACGGCATCAAATCCGTCGTCCGCCGCCAGCTGTTCTCCGACGCCGAGCCCGTCTTCTCCGGTGAGCGCGCCTACCGCGCCGTCATCGACCTCGACGACGCGCACGGCATGGTCACCGACGACAACCTGCGCATGTACATCGGCCAGGGCACCAAGGTGTACCTGCTGCCGCTGCGGCACCGCGGCCAGGTGTCCTTCGACATCACCGCCCTGTGCCCGGACCCCGACTGGGCGCCGCAGGTGAGCAAGGAGGACATGCTCGCCACCGTCACCGGTTTCGACCAGCGCATCGTCGACATCACCGCCGGCCTCGACATGAGCACGGTCAACATCCGCGGCGTGTACGACATCGACCCGATCGACGTGTGGCACTCCGATTCGGTGGTGCTCGTCGGCGACGCCGCCCACTCGATGCTGCACCACCAGGGTCAGGGCGCGAACTCGGCGATCCTCGACGCCGGGGTACTCGCCGACAGCCTCCGCGAGGCCGCGACGCTGCCCGAGGCGCTGACGCTGTACCAGGCCACCCGCAAGCCCGTCACCGACGAGCTGCAGCGCATCTCCCGGCAGGGCTGGAGCGAGGACGAGGTCCGGGCCGTCTTCCCCGGCCAGAAGCCCGCCGCCCAGCAGCCCGCCGCGAACTGA
- a CDS encoding alpha/beta hydrolase, protein MPLHPRIAEILADLPAPPPGPLDPAAMRAGEETQVPPLDQRLPLHDVRDTIADTAAGPVPVRIYTPTDAERFGLLIYFHGGAFFLGSLDTHDHVARHLAQATGCRVVSVGYRRAPEAAFPAGLDDCYGTVRWATDHGDELGWDGTTLAIAGDSSGGTFVAAVTGLAHDDGFDRITHQVLYYPSLDLDFDADRYPSMRENAVGYGLETAGLAPFNAFYLDSGADPADPRVSPIKREDLTGLPAALVVTAEFDPLRDEGELYARRLEEAGVPVTARRYAGANHGFVQNFSWIPDYAQVFEETAAFLRGDTHE, encoded by the coding sequence ATGCCGTTGCATCCCCGCATCGCCGAGATCCTCGCCGACCTGCCCGCCCCGCCGCCCGGCCCCCTCGACCCGGCCGCGATGCGCGCCGGCGAAGAAACCCAGGTGCCGCCGCTCGATCAGCGGCTGCCCCTGCACGACGTCCGCGACACGATCGCCGACACGGCAGCCGGACCGGTGCCGGTACGGATCTACACCCCGACCGACGCCGAGCGCTTCGGATTGCTGATCTACTTCCACGGCGGCGCGTTCTTCCTCGGCAGCCTCGACACCCACGACCACGTCGCCCGGCACCTCGCGCAGGCCACCGGCTGCCGGGTCGTGTCCGTCGGCTACCGCCGCGCCCCCGAAGCGGCGTTCCCCGCGGGGCTGGACGACTGCTACGGCACGGTGCGGTGGGCCACCGACCACGGCGACGAACTCGGCTGGGACGGCACCACGCTCGCGATCGCGGGGGACAGCTCCGGGGGCACCTTCGTCGCCGCCGTCACCGGCCTCGCCCACGACGACGGCTTCGACCGCATCACCCACCAGGTGCTGTACTACCCGTCCCTGGACCTGGACTTCGACGCCGACCGCTACCCGTCGATGCGGGAGAACGCCGTCGGCTACGGTCTCGAAACCGCCGGGCTGGCACCGTTCAACGCCTTCTACCTCGACAGCGGCGCCGACCCCGCCGACCCGCGCGTGTCGCCGATCAAGCGGGAGGACCTGACGGGACTGCCCGCCGCGCTGGTCGTCACCGCCGAGTTCGACCCGCTGCGCGACGAAGGCGAACTCTATGCCCGGCGGCTCGAGGAGGCCGGGGTGCCGGTGACGGCACGCCGCTACGCCGGCGCCAACCACGGCTTCGTGCAGAACTTCTCCTGGATCCCCGACTACGCGCAGGTCTTCGAGGAGACCGCCGCCTTCCTGCGGGGCGACACGCATGAGTGA
- a CDS encoding MBL fold metallo-hydrolase encodes MSDVAIHPIVSPWGRFGLYTFFIDAEQPAIVDTGIASSPAEGMAPALEKLGRRLEDVRWILLTHGHIDHIGGAHALWEATGRTAQVVIHEADAPLLRTRQAHVDDYLTGRGQYLNDPEGAAHVTAAAEAVISGEMEPTMLVRGGETLALGGGVEISVHSIPGHTPGSVAYVVEGQNSVFVGDAVQVHGAANGFPGYTDPDAYRDSLAYLRETIRPEKLYLGHPYRRADGTPYGVELDRDQAAEALRESVDIEGGVRGAAHRCLCHGPATTDSVYSPFEPVATDLGYTGDPTLEPSPFFTTLHGYRTQYQHRESTKES; translated from the coding sequence ATGAGTGACGTGGCGATCCATCCGATCGTCTCCCCGTGGGGACGGTTCGGGCTCTACACCTTCTTCATCGACGCCGAGCAACCCGCGATCGTCGACACCGGCATCGCCTCGTCCCCGGCCGAGGGCATGGCCCCCGCACTGGAGAAGCTGGGCCGGCGGCTCGAGGACGTGCGGTGGATCCTGCTCACCCACGGGCACATCGACCACATCGGCGGCGCCCACGCCCTGTGGGAGGCCACCGGCCGCACAGCCCAGGTCGTCATCCACGAGGCCGACGCCCCGCTGCTGCGCACACGGCAGGCCCACGTCGACGACTACCTCACCGGCCGCGGGCAGTACCTGAACGACCCCGAGGGCGCTGCCCACGTCACCGCGGCCGCCGAAGCGGTCATCTCGGGGGAGATGGAACCGACGATGCTCGTGCGCGGCGGGGAGACCCTCGCGCTCGGCGGCGGCGTGGAGATCTCCGTGCACTCGATCCCCGGCCACACCCCGGGGTCGGTCGCCTACGTCGTCGAAGGGCAGAACAGCGTGTTCGTCGGCGACGCCGTCCAGGTGCACGGCGCCGCCAACGGCTTCCCCGGCTACACCGACCCCGACGCCTACCGCGACAGCCTCGCCTACCTGCGCGAGACGATCCGCCCCGAGAAGCTGTATCTCGGGCATCCCTACCGCCGCGCCGACGGCACCCCCTACGGCGTCGAACTCGACCGCGACCAGGCGGCCGAAGCCCTGCGGGAGAGCGTCGACATCGAAGGGGGAGTACGCGGCGCCGCCCACCGCTGCCTGTGCCACGGCCCGGCCACCACCGACTCGGTGTACTCACCGTTCGAACCGGTCGCCACCGACCTCGGCTACACCGGCGACCCCACCCTCGAGCCGTCCCCGTTCTTCACCACACTGCACGGCTACCGCACGCAGTACCAGCACCGAGAATCCACGAAGGAGTCGTAA
- a CDS encoding CocE/NonD family hydrolase, giving the protein MAEFETFDAGGQTIHIRKHLRVPMRDGIELAADAYHGVDDKPRPALVALSPYGKELQALALTTPPQRRPSPMWDGCIEAGDIARVVAEDYVHVIGDIRGTGDSDGEHIGNYNAGGVSLGQDAYDFIEWVAAQPWCDGNVGMIGISYFGSMQVLAAAERPPHLKAIFVSGGHYDFYETTYHGGIMWFMPRAAREGRGGDSGWAFTDRVTSRMLETYTPEEIRARVQQRLADPDVAAWPNLVHVLHYPKHHEAWFDIITNELDGEWYEERNPITLAPNIDIPVYLQIDQGRGWTMDGTIELFHALQGPKKLDIGPYPPMQSRPFIEEHDTMFRWYDYWIKGIDNGIMDEPAVTVFVEGSKQYVAADQWPPKAIDYRPLYLRPRGKLSTEPEPMGTQYAAPDGFYQAPLTVTDKVEILRWETPVFTDPTEMIGTGAAHIFAEIDQPDTNFILRMWDYAPDGTRQLITTGYLKASHRELDDRTREGNPYHPHTRAVPVEPGTIEEYVLRLYPFAATFMPGHKLVVELSNNEPLADEHNALLPPDAFHLPVGRPVTHKIYRDAAHPSRLVLPFTTAAQD; this is encoded by the coding sequence ATGGCCGAGTTCGAAACGTTCGACGCGGGCGGACAGACCATCCACATCCGCAAGCACCTGCGGGTCCCCATGCGGGACGGCATCGAGCTGGCCGCCGACGCCTACCACGGCGTCGACGACAAGCCCCGCCCCGCGCTGGTCGCCCTGAGCCCCTACGGCAAGGAACTCCAGGCCCTCGCCCTGACCACCCCGCCGCAGCGCCGCCCCAGCCCCATGTGGGACGGCTGCATCGAAGCCGGCGACATCGCCCGCGTCGTCGCCGAGGACTACGTCCACGTCATCGGCGACATCCGCGGCACCGGTGACTCCGACGGCGAGCACATCGGCAACTACAACGCCGGTGGGGTCTCCCTCGGCCAGGACGCCTACGACTTCATCGAATGGGTCGCCGCCCAGCCCTGGTGCGACGGCAACGTCGGCATGATCGGCATCTCCTATTTCGGGTCCATGCAGGTCCTCGCCGCCGCTGAACGCCCCCCGCACCTGAAGGCCATCTTCGTCTCCGGCGGTCACTACGACTTCTACGAGACCACCTACCACGGCGGCATCATGTGGTTCATGCCCCGCGCCGCCCGTGAGGGCCGCGGCGGCGACTCCGGCTGGGCGTTCACCGACCGGGTCACCTCCCGCATGCTCGAGACCTACACCCCCGAGGAGATCCGGGCACGGGTGCAGCAGCGCCTCGCCGACCCCGACGTCGCGGCCTGGCCGAATCTCGTGCACGTGCTGCACTACCCGAAGCACCACGAGGCCTGGTTCGACATCATCACCAACGAACTCGACGGCGAGTGGTACGAGGAACGCAACCCCATCACCCTCGCCCCGAACATCGACATCCCCGTCTACCTGCAGATCGACCAGGGACGCGGCTGGACGATGGACGGCACCATCGAACTGTTCCACGCCCTGCAGGGACCGAAGAAACTCGACATCGGCCCCTACCCACCCATGCAGTCGCGGCCCTTCATCGAAGAGCACGACACGATGTTCCGCTGGTACGACTACTGGATCAAGGGCATCGACAACGGCATCATGGACGAACCCGCCGTGACCGTCTTCGTCGAAGGCTCCAAGCAGTACGTCGCCGCCGACCAGTGGCCACCCAAGGCCATCGACTACCGGCCGCTGTACCTGCGTCCACGCGGCAAGCTGTCCACCGAACCCGAACCCATGGGCACGCAGTACGCCGCCCCGGACGGCTTCTACCAGGCCCCGCTCACCGTCACCGACAAGGTCGAGATCCTGCGCTGGGAGACCCCGGTGTTCACCGACCCCACCGAGATGATCGGCACCGGCGCCGCGCACATCTTCGCCGAGATCGACCAGCCCGACACCAACTTCATCCTGCGCATGTGGGACTACGCCCCCGACGGCACGCGGCAGCTGATCACCACCGGCTACCTCAAGGCCTCCCACCGCGAACTCGACGACCGCACCCGCGAGGGCAATCCCTACCACCCGCACACCCGCGCCGTGCCCGTCGAACCGGGCACGATCGAGGAATACGTGCTGCGGCTGTACCCCTTCGCCGCGACCTTCATGCCGGGCCACAAGCTCGTCGTGGAACTGTCGAACAACGAACCGCTCGCCGACGAACACAACGCGCTGCTGCCGCCGGACGCCTTCCACCTGCCCGTCGGCCGCCCGGTGACCCACAAGATCTACCGGGACGCCGCGCACCCGTCACGGCTGGTGCTGCCGTTCACCACCGCCGCGCAGGACTGA
- a CDS encoding VOC family protein, whose product MSDHEVKMIVLSTDDLDESIEFYSETLGMALKFRDGTHFAALDGGGVTLALATAVDHPIHGQVVVGIKTADVDAAAKAIEEAGGGIVKGPYDDAHERRAVVYDNKGNGLVFYSPLKR is encoded by the coding sequence GTGAGCGACCACGAAGTCAAGATGATCGTGCTGTCGACCGACGATCTCGACGAGTCGATCGAGTTCTACAGCGAGACCCTCGGGATGGCGCTGAAGTTCCGCGACGGCACGCATTTCGCCGCGCTCGACGGTGGTGGGGTCACCCTCGCCCTCGCGACGGCGGTGGATCATCCGATTCATGGTCAGGTGGTCGTCGGCATCAAGACCGCCGACGTCGATGCCGCGGCGAAGGCGATCGAGGAGGCCGGGGGCGGCATCGTGAAGGGCCCCTACGACGATGCGCACGAGCGCCGCGCGGTGGTCTACGACAACAAGGGCAACGGCCTGGTGTTCTACAGCCCGCTGAAGCGCTGA